In a genomic window of Shouchella clausii:
- a CDS encoding aromatic acid exporter family protein — MRLGARILKTGLAVVLALYLANWLQFNPPTFAAIAAAFAIQPSLFRTLRTFSHQVQANLIGAIIGVLFVMTFGHAPFVVGVVVMLSIAIFIKLKLEPAIIPTAIVTVIIIMESPSDNFLEFAAQRFILVLIGILAAFLVNLAFIPPRYENKVYDKLSSTTDSLLEWLELVARREADSIALREDMKAQKNHLDKTNDLFNLFREERNYFRSKTFNQRRKVVVFRQMISTSEKAYRVLEMLEHRSEDFSNLPDRVKGRIEEQITSLTDYHRRIILRYNGKVSINAPEDYVNEIEEGQSTMTNLFVTLYEEEAFDLAQWHSFLPAISAIIEYQQELEHLDTLVENHQIHTTEDDATT; from the coding sequence ATGAGACTAGGAGCTCGTATCTTGAAAACGGGGCTTGCAGTCGTACTTGCCCTTTATCTGGCCAATTGGCTCCAATTTAATCCACCGACATTTGCAGCGATTGCTGCCGCTTTCGCGATTCAGCCTTCGCTGTTTCGGACATTGCGGACTTTCAGCCACCAAGTGCAAGCCAATTTGATTGGCGCTATTATTGGTGTCCTCTTTGTGATGACATTTGGGCATGCGCCTTTCGTAGTTGGTGTTGTAGTAATGCTTTCCATTGCGATCTTTATTAAATTAAAATTGGAGCCAGCTATTATTCCAACAGCGATTGTGACTGTGATCATCATCATGGAAAGCCCGTCCGATAATTTCCTAGAATTTGCAGCACAAAGGTTTATCCTTGTTTTGATAGGCATCCTTGCCGCTTTTCTTGTGAATTTAGCTTTTATACCGCCACGGTATGAGAACAAAGTTTATGACAAACTGTCTTCCACGACAGACAGCTTGCTCGAGTGGCTAGAACTTGTCGCTCGCCGTGAGGCTGACTCGATTGCTTTGCGTGAAGACATGAAAGCGCAAAAAAACCATTTGGATAAAACAAATGACTTGTTTAATTTGTTCAGGGAAGAACGCAATTATTTTCGCTCGAAAACATTTAACCAACGCCGGAAAGTCGTCGTGTTTAGGCAAATGATTTCTACTAGCGAAAAAGCATACCGTGTCTTGGAAATGCTTGAGCATCGCTCTGAAGACTTTAGCAATCTCCCTGACCGTGTGAAAGGCAGAATCGAAGAGCAAATTACATCGTTGACCGATTACCACCGCCGCATTATTTTGCGTTACAACGGGAAGGTTAGCATCAATGCCCCCGAAGATTATGTGAACGAAATTGAAGAAGGGCAATCGACAATGACGAATCTGTTTGTCACCCTTTACGAAGAAGAAGCGTTTGACTTGGCGCAATGGCACTCTTTCCTGCCGGCAATTTCAGCCATTATTGAATACCAGCAGGAGTTGGAGCATCTTGACACGCTTGTCGAAAACCACCAAATCCACACAACTGAAGACGATGCAACTACGTAA
- the sspK gene encoding small, acid-soluble spore protein K, with translation MRNKAKGFPNPISFNGNKANNADEHASKRPDGTTRDRPQERMRSSNHFNSL, from the coding sequence ATGCGAAACAAAGCTAAAGGTTTCCCAAACCCGATTTCGTTCAACGGGAATAAAGCGAATAATGCCGATGAGCACGCGTCTAAGCGTCCCGACGGTACAACGCGCGACCGCCCGCAAGAACGAATGAGATCGTCCAACCACTTTAACTCGCTTTAA
- the ntdP gene encoding nucleoside tri-diphosphate phosphatase, whose translation MSFPKEGSTIQIHSYKHNGKLHRIWEDTIVLKGTSKVVVAGNDRIIVREADGRNWRTREPAICYFDAEQWFNMICMLRADGIYYYCNLGTPFTWDEEALKYIDYDLDIKVYPDMTMKLLDEDEYELHSKLMKYPPELDVILRKSVDELISWIHQRKGPFAPQFVENWYERYLQYR comes from the coding sequence ATGAGCTTTCCTAAGGAAGGCAGCACTATCCAGATACACAGCTACAAGCATAATGGGAAGCTTCACCGCATTTGGGAAGATACGATTGTGTTGAAAGGAACGTCTAAAGTCGTAGTAGCAGGAAATGACCGTATCATTGTCAGGGAAGCGGACGGAAGAAATTGGCGGACGCGTGAACCAGCGATTTGTTATTTTGATGCCGAGCAATGGTTCAACATGATTTGCATGCTTCGCGCTGACGGCATTTATTACTACTGCAATCTTGGAACGCCTTTTACGTGGGATGAAGAAGCGTTGAAGTATATTGATTATGACTTGGACATTAAAGTGTATCCGGATATGACGATGAAGCTGCTCGATGAAGATGAATACGAACTGCATAGCAAGCTCATGAAGTATCCGCCAGAACTTGATGTTATATTACGAAAAAGTGTAGACGAGCTTATATCGTGGATCCACCAGAGGAAAGGGCCATTTGCGCCTCAATTTGTGGAAAACTGGTACGAACGGTATTTGCAATACCGCTAA
- a CDS encoding glutamate-1-semialdehyde 2,1-aminomutase, with the protein MNRKTSESLYQEAQHVIVGGVNSPSRAYKGVGGGTPVFMERGEGAYFYDVDGNRYIDYLAAYGPIITGHAHPVITKAIQDQAAKGVLFGTPTRLENEFAQELTNAIPSLEKVRFVNSGTEAVMTTIRVARAYTGKEKIIKFAGCYHGHSDLVLVAAGSGPSTLGTPDSAGVTAATASEVITVPFNDIAAFKEALAHWGSETAAVLVEPIVGNFGIVEPEPGFLEAVNDLAHSAGALVIYDEVITAFRFMYGGAQDYLNVKPDMTALGKIIGGGLPIGAYGGRMDIMEQVAPLGPAYQAGTMAGNPASMSAGIACLEVLRTEGVYEKLDELGARLEEGLYLAAAKANVPISINRLKGALTVYFTDEPVIDYEGAKRSNGDQFSVFFKAMLNEGIHLAPSKYEAWFLTIAHTKNDIDETIEAAYRSFKTVAAHFYS; encoded by the coding sequence ATGAATCGCAAAACATCAGAATCCCTTTACCAGGAAGCTCAACATGTAATTGTAGGTGGTGTAAATAGCCCTTCTAGAGCCTACAAAGGAGTGGGCGGCGGCACGCCTGTTTTCATGGAAAGGGGAGAAGGTGCCTATTTTTATGATGTTGACGGCAACCGCTATATTGATTATTTAGCGGCATACGGCCCCATTATCACCGGTCACGCCCATCCAGTCATTACAAAAGCTATACAAGACCAGGCCGCCAAAGGCGTTCTTTTCGGCACGCCAACTCGGCTTGAAAATGAATTTGCACAGGAACTAACAAATGCCATTCCATCCCTTGAAAAAGTACGCTTTGTAAATTCGGGAACTGAAGCGGTCATGACGACGATTCGCGTCGCAAGAGCGTATACAGGCAAAGAAAAAATCATTAAGTTTGCTGGATGCTACCATGGCCATTCTGATCTCGTTCTCGTAGCTGCTGGATCAGGCCCTTCTACACTCGGCACTCCAGACTCAGCTGGCGTTACAGCTGCAACGGCAAGTGAAGTCATTACCGTTCCCTTTAATGACATCGCGGCATTTAAAGAAGCGCTAGCCCATTGGGGAAGCGAAACAGCCGCTGTCCTTGTTGAACCAATCGTTGGCAATTTTGGCATTGTCGAACCTGAGCCAGGCTTTTTAGAAGCTGTTAATGACCTTGCTCATAGCGCCGGCGCTCTCGTGATCTATGATGAAGTCATTACGGCTTTCCGCTTTATGTATGGAGGCGCTCAAGACTACTTGAATGTGAAGCCAGATATGACCGCTCTAGGAAAAATTATTGGCGGCGGATTGCCAATTGGCGCATACGGCGGACGGATGGATATTATGGAGCAAGTCGCTCCACTTGGACCCGCCTACCAAGCTGGGACAATGGCCGGAAACCCTGCATCCATGAGCGCAGGGATTGCTTGCCTCGAAGTCTTGCGAACAGAAGGCGTATACGAGAAACTCGATGAACTTGGGGCACGCCTTGAAGAAGGCCTTTATTTAGCGGCCGCAAAAGCGAATGTTCCGATTTCAATTAACCGGTTAAAAGGAGCGCTAACCGTTTATTTCACAGATGAGCCCGTCATTGATTATGAAGGAGCCAAACGTTCTAACGGCGATCAATTTAGCGTCTTTTTCAAAGCGATGTTAAATGAAGGAATTCACTTGGCACCTTCCAAATACGAAGCTTGGTTTTTAACGATTGCCCATACAAAAAATGACATTGATGAAACAATTGAAGCTGCGTACCGTTCATTTAAAACAGTCGCTGCGCATTTCTATAGCTGA
- a CDS encoding YfhH family protein — MEKRFSDMDEYELKLEIAMLNEKAKKAEQLGNSNEYAVYERRKTLAQAYLMDPAEIEPGQVYHMTDGESFFEVSYLNGRFAWGYRAGERELVGVPISLLGDKKTAN; from the coding sequence ATGGAAAAACGATTTAGCGACATGGACGAATACGAATTAAAGCTGGAAATCGCGATGTTAAACGAAAAAGCAAAAAAAGCGGAGCAGCTAGGAAATAGTAATGAATACGCCGTCTATGAACGCCGGAAAACACTTGCGCAAGCGTATTTAATGGACCCGGCGGAAATTGAGCCAGGACAAGTTTATCATATGACTGATGGGGAGTCTTTTTTTGAAGTCTCCTATTTAAATGGACGCTTCGCTTGGGGCTACCGCGCCGGTGAGCGGGAGTTAGTCGGGGTGCCGATCTCATTGTTAGGCGATAAAAAAACAGCCAATTAA
- a CDS encoding gamma-type small acid-soluble spore protein, with protein MDKASKTNKNQVRKQNQASEQGLNAEFASETDVQEVKQQNAQSAAKKNQQ; from the coding sequence ATGGACAAAGCATCAAAAACAAACAAAAACCAAGTAAGGAAGCAAAACCAAGCTTCTGAACAAGGACTTAATGCTGAATTTGCGAGCGAAACAGACGTACAAGAAGTAAAACAACAAAACGCTCAATCAGCAGCTAAAAAGAACCAACAATAA
- the fabL gene encoding enoyl-[acyl-carrier-protein] reductase FabL, translating to MEKKVALVTGSSRGIGKEIAISLAKEGYNLVINYARSRSNAEATAAEIRALGVDVLVVKANVGKQEKIKAMFEQIDDTFGRLDVFVNNAASGVLRPLMELEESHWDWTMDINAKALLFCAQEAAKRMEKTGGGKIVSLSSLGAIRYLENYTTVGVSKAAVESLTRYLAVELAPKGIAVNAVSGGAVDTDALTHFPNRDELLKDAAERTPAGRIVEPKDLAKAAMFLLSDEASMIRGQTIIVDGGISLLA from the coding sequence ATGGAAAAGAAAGTGGCATTAGTGACAGGAAGCAGCCGTGGAATCGGAAAAGAGATCGCGATTTCTCTGGCAAAAGAAGGATATAACCTCGTAATCAATTACGCACGAAGCCGCTCGAATGCAGAAGCAACGGCAGCGGAAATTCGCGCACTTGGCGTTGACGTGCTTGTTGTAAAAGCCAATGTCGGCAAGCAGGAAAAAATTAAAGCGATGTTTGAACAAATTGACGACACTTTCGGGCGTCTTGATGTGTTCGTAAACAACGCTGCTTCTGGTGTGTTGCGGCCGCTGATGGAGCTTGAAGAAAGCCATTGGGATTGGACGATGGACATTAACGCCAAAGCTCTGCTATTTTGTGCTCAAGAAGCGGCAAAAAGAATGGAAAAAACCGGAGGCGGCAAAATTGTCAGCTTAAGTTCATTAGGGGCCATCCGTTATTTGGAAAATTATACGACCGTTGGCGTGTCTAAGGCGGCTGTAGAATCATTAACGCGCTACTTGGCTGTTGAACTGGCGCCAAAAGGAATTGCCGTCAATGCTGTCTCAGGTGGAGCAGTGGACACAGATGCATTGACACACTTTCCAAACCGGGATGAATTGCTAAAGGACGCAGCAGAGCGTACCCCTGCAGGACGGATCGTAGAACCAAAGGACCTTGCTAAAGCGGCCATGTTTTTATTGTCAGATGAAGCAAGTATGATTCGCGGCCAAACGATTATCGTGGATGGCGGTATTTCCTTGCTGGCATAA
- the mutY gene encoding A/G-specific adenine glycosylase produces MTETYNENISYSDFRRQLIEWYQAHKRELPWRKSSDPYHIWVSEIMLQQTRVDTVIPYYEQFMRKFPEMEDLAYAEEEEILKVWEGLGYYSRVRNLQSAVREVVEQYGSVVPDTRKEIEQLKGVGPYTAGAILSIAYAKAEPAVDGNVMRVLSRVFCMEDDIGKPQTRKKHEAILYELIDKSDPSSFNQGLMELGALVCTPTSPGCLLCPVRTQCRAYERGQQERLPIKMKKKKAKSIELESFLLKTEKGELLIEKRPDKGLLAGLWQLPVLEGRFDQGKRQQKLAEKYHIEAEPSAANFQVKHVFSHLIWEIELYVGMANRNGELPANCRIIKVEELEQYAFPVSQQKLLNHCLKEGLL; encoded by the coding sequence GTGACAGAAACATACAATGAAAACATATCATACAGCGATTTTAGGCGCCAGCTAATCGAGTGGTATCAGGCTCATAAACGGGAATTGCCTTGGCGTAAATCAAGCGATCCCTACCATATATGGGTGTCGGAAATTATGCTGCAACAAACAAGAGTTGATACAGTTATTCCTTACTATGAACAATTCATGCGTAAATTTCCTGAGATGGAAGACCTTGCTTACGCTGAAGAGGAAGAGATATTGAAAGTATGGGAAGGGCTCGGCTATTATTCCCGTGTCCGCAATTTGCAGTCCGCCGTGAGGGAAGTCGTGGAACAATATGGCAGCGTCGTGCCTGATACGCGCAAAGAAATCGAACAATTAAAAGGAGTCGGCCCTTATACCGCCGGTGCGATTTTAAGCATTGCTTATGCAAAAGCAGAGCCTGCCGTTGACGGCAATGTTATGCGTGTATTGTCACGCGTTTTTTGCATGGAAGACGATATTGGCAAACCGCAAACGAGAAAAAAGCATGAAGCGATTTTATATGAACTGATTGACAAGAGCGATCCATCAAGCTTTAACCAAGGATTAATGGAACTAGGCGCTCTTGTGTGTACACCGACTTCGCCAGGCTGCCTGCTTTGCCCCGTGCGAACGCAATGCCGCGCCTATGAACGAGGACAACAAGAGCGACTGCCGATAAAAATGAAAAAGAAAAAAGCAAAATCGATCGAGCTTGAATCGTTTTTATTAAAAACGGAAAAGGGCGAGCTGCTGATTGAAAAGCGTCCAGACAAGGGGCTACTAGCTGGCTTATGGCAGCTTCCTGTGCTTGAAGGGCGGTTTGATCAAGGGAAGCGCCAACAAAAACTTGCTGAAAAATACCATATAGAAGCGGAGCCTAGTGCTGCTAATTTTCAAGTCAAACATGTATTTAGCCATTTAATTTGGGAAATTGAGTTGTACGTAGGCATGGCGAATCGAAATGGTGAACTACCGGCGAATTGCCGAATCATAAAAGTGGAAGAATTAGAGCAGTATGCCTTTCCGGTTTCACAGCAAAAATTGTTGAATCATTGTTTGAAGGAGGGATTGCTATGA
- a CDS encoding SDR family NAD(P)-dependent oxidoreductase — MNLGLTGKRVFVTGGTKGIGKAIANAFAAEGANVAVCARVTDGIEGLKAGIHTISGDVTKAAERERMFAEASAAIGPIDILVNNAGGSNGGTISETDIDLFYEAFELNYFSAVHFSKLALPAMKSAEKGTIINISSIFGRESGGKATYNSAKAALISFTKALADETAKQGIRVNSIAPGSILHPTGNWQKRLDADPEGITEFVNREIPAGRFGTPEEVADVVVFLGSEKASWVTGATLVVDGGQSKSNI; from the coding sequence ATGAATTTGGGCTTAACGGGAAAGCGCGTATTCGTAACAGGAGGAACAAAAGGAATTGGCAAAGCAATTGCCAACGCTTTTGCTGCAGAAGGAGCCAACGTTGCTGTTTGCGCAAGGGTGACAGATGGCATAGAGGGGCTAAAAGCAGGAATTCATACGATTAGCGGCGATGTGACCAAAGCGGCTGAACGTGAGCGAATGTTTGCCGAGGCGTCAGCAGCGATCGGACCGATTGACATATTGGTCAACAATGCAGGCGGCAGCAATGGCGGAACAATTTCCGAAACGGACATCGATTTGTTTTATGAAGCGTTCGAGCTTAATTATTTTTCTGCTGTCCATTTCTCAAAGCTTGCACTGCCAGCGATGAAATCGGCAGAGAAAGGAACGATTATCAATATTTCATCAATATTTGGCCGTGAGTCAGGTGGGAAAGCGACTTATAATAGCGCAAAAGCGGCGCTAATTAGTTTCACAAAGGCTCTTGCTGACGAGACGGCAAAACAAGGCATTCGCGTCAACAGTATAGCCCCAGGCTCGATTCTTCATCCGACTGGAAATTGGCAAAAACGCCTTGATGCAGATCCAGAGGGGATTACCGAATTTGTGAATCGTGAAATTCCAGCCGGTCGGTTTGGAACTCCAGAAGAAGTAGCGGATGTCGTCGTGTTTTTAGGATCAGAAAAAGCGAGCTGGGTAACTGGAGCTACACTTGTTGTAGACGGTGGCCAGTCAAAATCGAATATATAG
- the recX gene encoding recombination regulator RecX, whose translation MATISKITVQKKAKQRYNVFIGKPGAERFAFSVDEAILVKYGLRKGLELDENEIKALIEADELKKTHHLALHYLSYRMRTEKEIRNYLKEKDRLDEHIEKTIASLKAEKLIDDRAFAEAFARSKTAQTVIGPNKIRQQLLQKGVDAEAIAKALSPYQIKWQIDVLTAWLDKQERRAVNRRESNEQLKQKRTQQLLAKGFEYEAIQVALANREADEDNEWEALVYQGEKLLKSYVKKYNGRELTYKLKQALYRKGFALSKIDRFLHTEMEGEET comes from the coding sequence GTGGCGACGATTTCCAAAATCACCGTCCAAAAAAAAGCAAAACAGCGCTACAACGTTTTTATCGGCAAGCCAGGAGCAGAACGGTTCGCGTTTAGTGTTGACGAAGCCATCTTAGTGAAATATGGCTTGAGAAAAGGACTGGAACTGGACGAAAATGAGATCAAGGCGCTCATTGAAGCAGACGAACTAAAAAAAACGCATCATCTTGCACTTCATTATTTATCGTATCGCATGCGTACAGAAAAGGAAATACGCAATTACTTAAAAGAAAAGGACCGTCTGGACGAGCATATTGAAAAAACGATTGCCTCCCTAAAAGCGGAAAAGCTCATTGACGACCGCGCCTTTGCCGAAGCGTTTGCCCGTTCGAAAACAGCACAAACGGTGATCGGCCCTAATAAAATAAGGCAACAACTCTTGCAAAAGGGTGTAGACGCCGAGGCAATCGCGAAGGCGCTTTCGCCGTATCAAATAAAGTGGCAAATCGACGTGTTAACAGCATGGTTAGATAAACAGGAAAGGCGTGCTGTCAATCGGCGCGAATCAAATGAGCAATTAAAGCAGAAACGAACGCAGCAATTGTTGGCTAAGGGGTTTGAATATGAGGCAATTCAGGTCGCGCTTGCAAACCGAGAAGCTGACGAGGACAATGAGTGGGAGGCGCTTGTGTACCAAGGGGAGAAGCTCTTAAAATCATATGTAAAAAAATATAATGGACGGGAACTGACTTATAAATTAAAACAGGCGCTTTACCGGAAAGGGTTCGCGCTTTCGAAGATTGACCGTTTTTTACATACTGAAATGGAGGGGGAAGAGACGTAA
- a CDS encoding YpzG family protein, producing MGKENSRFSHSLYTDPFMSPRANAKHAFHQVNGETQQSQHNIVLEAQMRKRT from the coding sequence ATGGGAAAGGAAAACTCGCGTTTCTCACACAGTTTGTATACTGATCCGTTCATGTCACCGCGTGCCAATGCAAAGCACGCTTTCCACCAAGTGAATGGCGAAACCCAACAAAGCCAACACAATATTGTGCTTGAAGCGCAAATGCGCAAACGCACGTAA
- a CDS encoding ABC transporter ATP-binding protein — protein MKTIKRYLVFVKPYRKEIIGTILIGLLKFGIPLLFPLAMMYIIDDVLLNEELSTAEQSSQLYWIIGGMAFLFIVLRPPIEYYRQYFAQWIGNKVLYDIRDHLFTHIQKLSLRFYSNRKVGEVISRVIHDVEQTKNFVITGLMNIWLDLATILIAIAIMLQLNVWLTLVAISMFPFYGFSIKYFYQRLRKLTRTRSQALADVQGHLHERVQGMNVIRSFANEDYEQKQFAVRNQRFLAKALDHTAWNAKTFAVVNTVTDIAPLLVLFVSALFVLNGSLELGAMSAFVLYMERLYGPLRRLVNSSTTLTQSIASMDRVFEFIDEKYDITDKEGADVLTDVKGAVTFEHVTFSYDNEAAPALQDIHLNIPAGQTVALVGMSGGGKSTLVSLIPRFYDVTKGRILIDGKDIRDLVVRSLRDNIGMVLQDNILFSDSVKSNIKIGKPDATDEEVIQAAKAANAHEFICKLENGYDTEVGERGVKLSGGQKQRIAIARVFLKNPPVLIFDEATSALDLESEHFIQEALEKLARDRTTFIVAHRLSTITNADTIVVIDDGKVVEQGTHKELMEKQGSYYKLYSVQELEA, from the coding sequence TTGAAGACAATCAAAAGGTATTTGGTGTTTGTAAAACCATACCGCAAAGAAATTATTGGAACGATTTTAATTGGGTTGCTGAAATTTGGCATCCCGCTGTTATTCCCGCTTGCGATGATGTACATTATTGACGATGTTCTTCTCAATGAAGAGTTGTCTACCGCTGAACAATCTTCACAACTTTATTGGATTATTGGCGGCATGGCGTTTTTGTTTATCGTCTTGCGGCCGCCAATTGAATACTATAGGCAGTATTTTGCCCAATGGATCGGCAACAAAGTCCTATACGATATTCGTGACCACTTGTTCACGCATATTCAAAAGCTGAGTTTGCGCTTTTACTCAAACCGCAAAGTAGGGGAAGTGATTTCCCGGGTCATCCACGACGTCGAGCAAACGAAGAACTTTGTGATCACTGGCCTTATGAACATATGGCTTGATTTGGCGACGATTTTAATCGCGATTGCGATCATGCTCCAATTAAACGTATGGTTGACACTTGTTGCTATTTCGATGTTTCCGTTTTACGGGTTTTCGATTAAATATTTTTACCAGCGTTTGCGGAAGTTGACGCGAACTCGTTCACAAGCACTTGCGGATGTACAAGGCCATTTGCATGAGCGCGTCCAAGGGATGAATGTCATCCGCAGTTTTGCCAATGAAGACTATGAACAAAAACAATTTGCTGTTCGCAACCAACGCTTTTTAGCGAAAGCGCTTGATCATACGGCTTGGAACGCAAAAACGTTTGCCGTCGTCAATACCGTGACGGACATCGCCCCTCTCCTTGTTTTGTTTGTATCGGCGCTGTTTGTGCTAAATGGCAGCTTAGAGCTCGGGGCAATGAGCGCTTTTGTCCTTTATATGGAACGGCTATACGGTCCGTTACGGCGTCTTGTCAATTCATCGACAACGTTAACACAGTCCATTGCTTCGATGGACCGCGTTTTTGAGTTTATTGATGAGAAATATGATATTACAGACAAAGAAGGAGCAGACGTGTTGACTGATGTCAAAGGAGCTGTAACATTTGAACATGTGACATTTTCCTACGACAATGAAGCGGCACCGGCACTGCAAGATATCCATTTAAACATTCCAGCAGGGCAGACGGTTGCCCTTGTTGGCATGAGCGGTGGAGGGAAAAGCACGCTCGTCAGCCTGATACCGAGGTTTTACGATGTTACAAAAGGCCGGATTCTGATTGACGGCAAAGACATTCGTGACCTCGTCGTGAGAAGTTTGCGCGACAATATTGGCATGGTTCTGCAAGATAATATCCTGTTTAGCGACAGCGTGAAATCGAACATTAAAATTGGAAAGCCTGATGCAACAGATGAAGAAGTCATTCAGGCAGCAAAAGCAGCCAACGCCCATGAATTTATTTGCAAGCTGGAAAATGGCTATGATACCGAAGTTGGCGAACGGGGAGTCAAACTATCTGGAGGGCAAAAGCAGCGCATTGCCATTGCCCGCGTATTTTTAAAAAATCCACCTGTGCTCATTTTTGACGAAGCAACGTCAGCGCTCGATTTGGAAAGCGAACATTTTATCCAAGAAGCACTAGAAAAGCTGGCCCGAGACCGGACAACGTTTATCGTTGCACATCGTTTGTCAACCATTACGAATGCCGATACGATTGTGGTTATAGACGACGGAAAAGTAGTCGAACAAGGCACTCATAAAGAATTAATGGAAAAGCAAGGTTCCTATTACAAACTATACAGCGTCCAAGAATTGGAAGCGTAA
- a CDS encoding metal-dependent hydrolase gives MDTSTHIVMGAGLAGLATLDAHIASSPYMMTAVLATTLVASNAPDFDTVLKLKNNAEYIRHHRGVTHSIPALLLWPFIISGGMMLFFQDAHWPTILLWAAISVFLHVFVDIFNAYGTQALWPFSNRWIALGVMNIFDPVVFGAHVVGILLWALGFPPGPSFVVIYVGLVLYYVWRISEKRDVVKQARQHHPNATHIFVSPTIRWNKWHLVIRTPDMLYVAQSKNKKITFFERYAFDPIPTDPVMQAACSDKNLAAFLSFSPTYRWELEATTDGGYEVRFFDLRYRSKGHYPFVAIVQLDADLNIVTSYTGWVYSEEALQKKLKIIT, from the coding sequence ATGGATACATCCACTCATATTGTAATGGGGGCTGGACTGGCTGGACTGGCGACACTTGATGCCCATATTGCTTCATCGCCTTACATGATGACAGCCGTCCTAGCCACCACACTGGTTGCCTCCAATGCGCCAGATTTCGATACCGTTTTAAAATTAAAAAACAATGCAGAATACATCCGCCATCATCGCGGCGTGACACATTCCATTCCGGCACTATTGCTTTGGCCTTTCATTATCTCTGGCGGAATGATGCTCTTCTTTCAAGATGCCCATTGGCCGACGATTCTTCTGTGGGCAGCAATTTCTGTATTTTTACATGTGTTTGTTGATATTTTCAATGCCTATGGCACACAGGCGCTCTGGCCATTTTCGAATCGCTGGATCGCACTTGGTGTCATGAATATTTTTGACCCAGTCGTCTTTGGCGCCCATGTTGTCGGGATTTTATTATGGGCATTGGGCTTTCCCCCAGGTCCATCCTTTGTCGTTATCTATGTAGGATTGGTTTTATACTATGTATGGCGGATTAGTGAGAAGAGAGATGTTGTCAAGCAGGCAAGGCAACACCATCCAAATGCTACCCATATCTTTGTATCGCCGACAATTCGCTGGAACAAATGGCATCTTGTTATTCGGACACCTGATATGCTTTATGTAGCCCAATCAAAAAATAAAAAGATCACTTTCTTTGAACGTTATGCCTTTGACCCGATTCCAACTGATCCTGTCATGCAAGCAGCGTGCTCAGACAAAAATCTTGCTGCTTTCCTGTCTTTTTCGCCAACATATCGCTGGGAACTGGAGGCGACAACTGACGGCGGCTATGAAGTTCGTTTTTTCGATTTGCGCTATCGCAGTAAAGGCCATTACCCATTCGTAGCCATTGTGCAGCTCGATGCCGATCTAAACATTGTCACCTCATACACTGGGTGGGTTTACAGCGAAGAAGCACTGCAAAAAAAATTGAAAATCATTACGTAA